A portion of the Actomonas aquatica genome contains these proteins:
- the rpoC gene encoding DNA-directed RNA polymerase subunit beta' codes for MSIQPNEVAAGAREEARSALGVDENPFDCVSITVAAPETIRSWSKGEVKNPETINYRTFKPEPGGLFCQKIFGPVRDYECACGKYKRIKYKDVVCDRCGVEVTIARVRRERMGHIELAVPVTHIWFLKSMPSRLGLLLDMTARSLERVIYYENYMVVDPGKTPLEPKQLLTDVEFRQALDEYGDDSFVAKMGAEAIRDCLQVMDMDATVIELQEQMRATRSKQIKKKLSKRLKVIQGFIASNSRPEWMVLEVLPVIPPDLRPLVPLEGGRFATSDLNDLYRRVINRNNRLKNLMQLKTPDVIIHNEKRMLQESVDALFDNGRHGRPVTGAGNRSLKSLSDMLKGKQGRFRQNLLGKRVDYSGRSVIVIGPELKLNQCGLPKKMALVLFEPFIIRRLKELGFVHTVRGARKMIEKKSPEVWDILEEVTKGHPVLLNRAPTLHRLSIQAFEPVLIEGEAIRVHPLVCTAYNADFDGDQMAVHVPLSLEAIMECKLLMMATSNIFSPSSGKPILTPSQDIVLGAYYLTLEPRKKPEKGARVPLMADLNEVLFAKADGALNVHDWVDLPNPDRGVDGTVYGNSEKKILRTTVGRVIFNQIWPKELGFVNFPVPKGKLGDIILNTYKVTNEAETVVSLDKLKELGFQTAFQAGISIGIDDMIIPEAKKDIVKDSRKKIAEVEAQFSKGIITDGERYNKVVDIWTNATDKIAKEVFGILQGNDGREEVNPVYIMMDSGARGNKQQVRQLCGTRGLMAKPSGEIIERPILSSFREGLTVLEYFISTHGARKGLADTALKTADAGYLTRKLCDVAMDVVIAEPDCGSRDGIWKKAIYEGDDEIVGLKERIVGRCSSDDVYNPLSPEEILVKSGELISEEMADVIVDSGVERVKVMSPLTSTSRHGIDGKSYGINPATNKVAKTGDSVGIIAAQSIGEPGTQLTMRTFHIGGVASGGFKNPEIRVRVGGTVKYRGLRLVPTADGASIVLNKTGTIQIVDAEEREVESYNIVVGSYLPVGDGEQINKGDLLAQWDPYNVPVLSEKGGTLVFKDMIPGVTVKRELDEASGRIATVVIEHKEDLNPQIEVRDEANKPLAAYTIPVGAQISVNEGDIIAPGSLLAKTPRQASKTKDITGGLPRVAELFEARRPKDAAEMARVDGVVSFEGTLRGKRKLVVRNEETEQEEEHLIAPGKHIIVQPGDVVYKGQHLTEGSADPHEILEILGPSALYDFLIAQVQEVYRLQGVTINDKHIEIIIRQMLRKVRITDPGDSEYFWSEQVDRATFLADNRRIEEAGGKPAEAEPILLGITKASLETESFISAASFQETTRVLTDASTLGKIDNLKGFKENVIMGHLIPAGTGLPSYKKLKISLPFGAEEIADEPVSTEAS; via the coding sequence ATGAGCATTCAACCCAACGAAGTCGCCGCCGGAGCCCGCGAGGAAGCTCGCTCTGCTCTGGGCGTGGATGAGAACCCGTTCGATTGCGTTTCCATCACCGTCGCCGCGCCGGAGACCATCCGCAGCTGGTCGAAAGGGGAGGTCAAAAACCCCGAGACGATCAACTACCGCACGTTTAAGCCCGAGCCGGGAGGCCTCTTCTGCCAGAAGATCTTCGGTCCCGTGCGTGACTACGAGTGCGCCTGCGGCAAATACAAGCGCATCAAGTATAAGGACGTCGTCTGCGATCGCTGCGGCGTCGAGGTCACCATTGCCCGCGTCCGTCGCGAGCGCATGGGTCACATCGAGTTGGCCGTGCCGGTCACCCACATCTGGTTCCTCAAGAGCATGCCGAGCCGCCTCGGCCTCTTGCTCGACATGACTGCCCGCTCCCTCGAGCGCGTGATCTACTACGAGAACTACATGGTGGTCGACCCGGGCAAGACTCCCCTCGAGCCCAAGCAGCTCCTCACCGACGTCGAGTTCCGTCAGGCCCTCGACGAATACGGCGACGATTCCTTCGTGGCCAAGATGGGCGCCGAAGCCATTCGCGATTGCCTCCAAGTCATGGACATGGACGCGACCGTCATCGAGCTCCAGGAGCAGATGCGCGCGACCCGTTCCAAGCAGATCAAGAAGAAGCTCTCCAAGCGTCTTAAGGTCATCCAAGGCTTCATTGCCTCCAACTCCCGTCCGGAGTGGATGGTGCTTGAGGTGCTGCCGGTGATCCCGCCGGACCTGCGTCCGCTGGTGCCGCTCGAAGGTGGCCGCTTCGCGACCTCCGACCTCAACGATCTCTACCGCCGCGTGATCAACCGTAACAACCGGTTGAAGAACCTCATGCAGCTCAAGACGCCGGACGTTATTATCCATAACGAAAAGCGCATGCTGCAGGAGTCGGTGGACGCTCTGTTCGACAACGGTCGTCACGGCCGCCCCGTCACTGGTGCCGGCAACCGTTCCCTGAAGTCGCTCTCCGACATGCTCAAGGGCAAGCAGGGCCGCTTCCGCCAGAACTTGCTCGGTAAGCGCGTCGATTACTCCGGCCGCTCGGTCATCGTGATCGGACCGGAGCTCAAGCTCAACCAATGCGGTCTGCCCAAGAAGATGGCGCTCGTGCTCTTCGAGCCGTTCATCATCCGCCGCCTCAAGGAACTCGGCTTCGTGCACACCGTCCGCGGTGCCCGCAAGATGATCGAGAAGAAGTCCCCGGAAGTGTGGGACATCCTCGAGGAAGTGACCAAGGGCCACCCGGTGCTGCTCAACCGTGCGCCGACCCTGCACCGTCTGTCCATTCAGGCCTTCGAGCCCGTCCTCATCGAGGGCGAAGCTATCCGCGTTCACCCGCTCGTCTGCACGGCTTACAACGCCGACTTCGACGGTGACCAGATGGCCGTGCACGTGCCGCTGTCCCTTGAAGCCATCATGGAGTGCAAACTCCTCATGATGGCGACCTCCAACATCTTCTCGCCGTCCTCCGGCAAGCCGATTCTCACGCCGTCGCAAGACATCGTTCTGGGCGCCTACTATCTCACCCTCGAACCGCGCAAGAAGCCGGAAAAGGGTGCCCGTGTGCCGCTCATGGCCGACCTCAATGAAGTGCTTTTCGCCAAGGCCGATGGTGCACTGAACGTGCACGATTGGGTCGATCTACCCAATCCGGATCGCGGGGTTGATGGCACTGTTTACGGCAATTCGGAGAAGAAGATTCTCCGCACCACCGTGGGCCGCGTGATCTTCAACCAGATCTGGCCGAAGGAACTCGGTTTCGTGAACTTCCCGGTGCCGAAGGGCAAACTGGGTGACATCATCCTCAACACCTACAAGGTGACCAATGAGGCCGAGACCGTCGTGTCCCTCGACAAGCTCAAGGAGCTCGGTTTCCAGACCGCCTTCCAAGCCGGCATCTCCATCGGTATCGATGACATGATCATCCCCGAGGCGAAGAAGGACATCGTGAAGGACTCCCGGAAGAAGATCGCCGAAGTCGAGGCTCAGTTCTCGAAGGGTATCATCACCGACGGCGAGCGCTACAACAAGGTCGTCGACATTTGGACCAACGCCACCGACAAGATCGCCAAGGAGGTGTTCGGCATTCTCCAAGGCAACGACGGTCGCGAGGAAGTGAATCCGGTTTACATCATGATGGACTCCGGTGCCCGTGGTAACAAACAGCAGGTTCGCCAGCTGTGCGGCACCCGCGGACTCATGGCCAAGCCGTCCGGCGAAATTATTGAGCGCCCGATTCTGTCTTCCTTCCGCGAAGGTCTGACCGTTCTCGAATACTTCATTTCCACCCACGGTGCCCGTAAGGGTCTCGCGGATACGGCCCTCAAGACCGCTGACGCCGGTTACCTCACCCGTAAGCTCTGCGACGTGGCCATGGATGTGGTCATTGCCGAGCCCGATTGCGGTTCCCGCGACGGCATCTGGAAGAAGGCCATCTACGAGGGTGACGATGAGATTGTCGGCCTCAAGGAACGTATCGTTGGTCGCTGCTCCAGTGACGACGTTTACAACCCGCTCAGCCCCGAGGAAATCCTGGTCAAGTCCGGCGAACTCATCTCCGAGGAAATGGCCGACGTGATCGTGGACAGCGGTGTTGAGCGCGTGAAGGTCATGTCTCCGCTCACCTCGACCAGCCGCCACGGCATCGATGGAAAGTCCTACGGCATCAACCCGGCCACCAACAAGGTCGCCAAGACCGGTGACTCCGTCGGTATCATCGCGGCCCAGTCGATCGGTGAACCCGGCACGCAGCTCACCATGCGCACCTTCCACATCGGTGGTGTGGCGTCCGGTGGCTTCAAGAACCCGGAAATCCGCGTTCGCGTGGGTGGCACCGTGAAGTATCGCGGTCTGCGCCTCGTGCCGACGGCAGACGGTGCTTCCATCGTGCTCAACAAGACAGGCACGATCCAGATCGTTGATGCTGAGGAGCGCGAAGTTGAATCCTACAATATCGTTGTCGGTTCCTATCTCCCGGTGGGGGATGGTGAACAGATCAACAAGGGTGACCTCCTCGCCCAGTGGGATCCTTACAACGTGCCGGTGCTCTCCGAAAAGGGTGGCACGCTCGTCTTCAAAGACATGATCCCCGGCGTCACGGTGAAGCGCGAACTCGACGAGGCTTCAGGCCGCATTGCGACCGTGGTCATCGAGCATAAGGAAGACCTCAATCCGCAGATCGAAGTCCGCGACGAAGCCAACAAGCCGCTCGCCGCTTACACCATTCCGGTGGGCGCCCAGATCTCGGTCAACGAAGGCGACATCATCGCCCCGGGTTCCTTGCTCGCTAAGACCCCGCGTCAGGCGTCCAAGACCAAGGACATTACCGGTGGTCTTCCCCGTGTGGCTGAACTCTTCGAAGCTCGTCGTCCCAAGGACGCGGCCGAGATGGCCCGTGTCGACGGTGTGGTGTCCTTCGAAGGCACGCTCCGCGGCAAGCGCAAGCTCGTCGTTCGCAACGAGGAAACCGAGCAGGAAGAGGAGCATCTCATCGCTCCGGGCAAGCACATCATCGTGCAGCCTGGTGACGTGGTCTACAAGGGCCAGCACCTCACCGAAGGTTCGGCCGACCCGCACGAGATCCTCGAAATTCTCGGTCCCTCCGCGCTGTATGACTTCCTCATCGCGCAGGTCCAGGAGGTCTATCGCCTTCAGGGTGTGACCATCAACGACAAGCACATCGAGATCATCATTCGCCAGATGCTCCGCAAGGTGCGCATCACCGATCCGGGTGACAGCGAATACTTCTGGAGTGAGCAGGTTGACCGCGCGACCTTCCTCGCCGACAACCGTCGGATCGAAGAGGCCGGTGGTAAGCCGGCTGAGGCCGAGCCGATCCTGTTGGGTATCACCAAGGCGTCCTTGGAGACCGAATCGTTCATCTCCGCCGCCTCCTTCCAGGAGACGACCCGCGTGCTGACCGATGCGTCCACCCTCGGCAAGATCGACAACCTGAAAGGCTTCAAGGAGAACGTGATCATGGGTCACCTCATCCCGGCCGGCACGGGTCTGCCTTCTTACAAGAAGCTCAAGATCAGCCTGCCGTTCGGCGCCGAAGAGATCGCCGACGAGCCGGTTTCGACCGAAGCCAGCTAA
- the rpoB gene encoding DNA-directed RNA polymerase subunit beta, with product MAVRKNQADRINFGKLREVLQPPNLIELQISSYLEFLQKGTPDKQRLNQGLEAVFREVFPIESYDGRLTLEYVSYTIGDAKNSEIECLREGITYSVPLYVKLRLREEDFIKDEEIYMGEIPMVTERGSFIINGAERVVVSQLHRSPGIAFEVTPHANGKPLHSFRIIPDRGTWLEVQFDNNDLLYVYLDRRRRRRKFLITTLLRAVGYSSDVDILNLFYEIQELTVNQALEMENVSNLVLVEDAIDAQQGVVLARAFEPLTKQIVRTFEKHDIAAIRVIDTSADEGAIIRALKKDPTRNEEEALKEIYKRLRPGEPPTTANAKALLKRLFFDPKRYDLGRVGRYKVNQKLGLEVDLEQRTLESGDVTAATKYLVRLKKGEGVVDDIDHLGSRRVRTVGELLANQCRVGLARTERLVRERMTMYDQSVDSITPQKLINPKALTTVIRDFFARSQLSQFMDQINPLAEVTHKRRLSALGPGGLNRERAGFEVRDVHPSHYGRICPIETPEGPNIGLINSLSTYARVNEFGFIETPYRLVKDGSVTDQIDYLTADQEEGKIIAQANAEIDDKNHFIGKVTVRQDGEFLELDPEEVHYMDVSPKQVISIAAGMIPFLEHDDANRALMGANMQRQGVPLLQAESPYVGTGIEERVARDSKIVAVAEEEGVIASVDAKRVVVSRDGELPRNFDKNPKSDSKNGVHVYELRKFMRSNAGTCFNQKPVVDKGQKVKVGDIIADGPSTQKGEMALGRNVLVAFMPWNGYNFEDAILISEKVLKEDIFTSIHIQEFEVTARDTKLGPEEITRDIPNVGEEALKNLDHNGVIRVGAEVKPGDILVGKITPKSETELAPEEKLLRAIFGEKAADVKDTSLVVPSGATGIVMDVKVSSRVDFEKEKLSPSDRRRQIKQIQESYKTEMDKLREALTESLSNILLGEKIPLDVINGDTGEIIIPANRKITKTLLRKLAAVSKHVEIDPSPVRIKIMEIIGSFQSKFDELDADRERKVEGVESGEDAGNGAIKQVKVYVATKQKLKVGDKMAGRHGNKGVVAKIVPEEDMPYLPDGTPIQICLNPLGVPSRMNVGQVLETHLGWACSKLGIKVATPVFDGIPEKQVRNYLKDAGLPNSGKSTLYDGRTGEKIDQQVVVGYIYMMKLNHLVSHKIHARAVGPYSLVTQQPLGGKAQYGGQRFGEMEVWALEAYGAAHTLQELLTVKSDDVQGRTKIYESLVKGDNTLQAGTPESFNVLIKEIQSLGLDIKLNKKDALGNLTPVQPPSAASIQTRASNF from the coding sequence ATGGCCGTCCGCAAAAATCAAGCCGATCGCATCAACTTCGGTAAGCTCCGCGAAGTGCTTCAGCCGCCGAATCTGATCGAACTCCAGATCAGTTCGTATCTTGAATTCCTGCAAAAGGGCACCCCGGACAAGCAGCGCCTGAACCAAGGCCTGGAAGCGGTGTTCCGCGAGGTTTTCCCGATTGAGTCGTATGACGGTCGTCTGACCCTCGAATACGTTTCCTACACGATCGGCGACGCCAAAAATTCCGAGATCGAGTGCCTCCGTGAAGGTATCACCTATTCGGTGCCGCTCTACGTGAAGCTCCGTCTGCGCGAAGAGGACTTCATCAAAGACGAAGAAATTTACATGGGTGAAATCCCGATGGTGACCGAGCGCGGCTCGTTCATCATCAACGGTGCCGAGCGCGTCGTCGTCTCCCAGCTGCACCGTTCGCCGGGTATCGCCTTCGAGGTGACGCCGCACGCCAACGGCAAGCCGTTGCACTCCTTCCGCATCATTCCCGACCGCGGCACTTGGTTGGAAGTCCAGTTCGATAACAACGACCTCCTCTACGTTTACCTCGACCGTCGCCGTCGTCGGCGCAAGTTTCTCATCACCACGCTGCTGCGGGCGGTGGGATACTCCAGCGACGTGGATATCCTGAACCTGTTCTACGAGATCCAGGAACTCACGGTGAACCAGGCCCTCGAGATGGAAAATGTTTCCAATCTCGTGCTGGTGGAAGATGCCATCGACGCCCAGCAGGGTGTGGTGCTCGCCCGTGCCTTTGAGCCGCTGACCAAGCAGATTGTCCGCACGTTCGAGAAGCACGATATCGCGGCCATCCGTGTCATCGATACTTCGGCCGACGAGGGTGCCATCATTCGCGCTCTCAAGAAGGATCCGACTCGCAACGAGGAGGAAGCCCTCAAGGAAATTTACAAGCGCCTGCGTCCGGGCGAACCGCCGACGACCGCCAACGCCAAAGCCCTGCTCAAGCGTCTCTTCTTTGATCCGAAGCGCTACGACCTCGGTCGCGTGGGTCGTTACAAGGTCAACCAAAAGCTCGGTCTCGAAGTTGATCTCGAGCAACGCACGTTGGAGTCAGGCGACGTTACCGCCGCCACCAAGTATCTCGTGCGTCTCAAGAAGGGTGAGGGCGTCGTCGATGATATCGACCACCTCGGTTCCCGTCGTGTCCGCACCGTGGGTGAGTTGCTCGCCAACCAGTGCCGCGTGGGTCTGGCCCGCACCGAACGTCTGGTGCGCGAGCGCATGACCATGTATGATCAGAGCGTCGATTCGATCACGCCGCAGAAGCTGATCAACCCGAAGGCGCTCACCACGGTTATTCGTGACTTCTTTGCCCGTTCGCAGCTGTCCCAGTTCATGGACCAGATCAACCCGCTCGCCGAGGTCACGCACAAGCGTCGTCTCTCCGCGCTAGGCCCGGGTGGTCTTAACCGTGAACGTGCCGGCTTTGAAGTGCGCGACGTGCATCCTTCGCACTACGGTCGTATCTGCCCGATTGAGACCCCGGAAGGTCCGAACATCGGTCTCATCAATTCCCTGTCCACCTACGCTCGCGTCAACGAGTTCGGCTTTATCGAAACGCCGTATCGTTTGGTGAAAGATGGCAGTGTCACCGATCAAATCGACTACCTCACTGCCGACCAGGAAGAGGGAAAGATCATTGCCCAGGCCAACGCTGAGATCGACGACAAGAATCACTTCATCGGCAAGGTCACCGTTCGTCAGGACGGGGAGTTCCTCGAACTCGACCCGGAAGAGGTCCACTACATGGACGTTTCGCCGAAGCAGGTCATTTCGATCGCGGCCGGGATGATTCCGTTCCTCGAGCATGACGATGCTAACCGTGCGCTCATGGGCGCCAACATGCAGCGCCAAGGTGTGCCGCTCCTCCAGGCCGAGTCCCCATATGTGGGCACCGGTATCGAAGAGCGCGTCGCCCGCGACTCCAAGATCGTTGCAGTGGCCGAAGAGGAGGGCGTCATCGCCTCCGTCGACGCCAAGCGCGTAGTGGTCAGCCGCGACGGCGAACTCCCGCGCAACTTCGATAAGAACCCGAAGAGCGATTCGAAGAATGGCGTACACGTTTACGAGCTGCGCAAGTTCATGCGTTCCAACGCCGGCACCTGCTTCAACCAGAAGCCGGTCGTCGACAAGGGTCAGAAGGTGAAGGTCGGTGACATTATCGCCGACGGCCCCTCCACCCAAAAGGGCGAGATGGCTCTCGGTCGCAACGTGCTCGTCGCGTTCATGCCGTGGAATGGTTACAACTTCGAGGACGCCATCCTCATTTCCGAGAAGGTGCTCAAGGAAGACATCTTCACCTCCATCCACATTCAGGAATTCGAGGTCACCGCGCGTGACACCAAGCTCGGTCCGGAAGAAATCACCCGTGACATCCCGAACGTAGGTGAGGAAGCCCTCAAGAACCTCGATCACAATGGCGTCATTCGCGTCGGTGCCGAGGTGAAGCCGGGCGATATCCTCGTCGGTAAGATCACGCCGAAGTCCGAAACCGAACTCGCGCCGGAAGAGAAACTCCTCCGCGCCATCTTCGGTGAAAAGGCCGCCGACGTGAAGGACACCTCACTCGTCGTTCCCTCCGGCGCCACCGGTATCGTGATGGATGTCAAGGTCTCCAGTCGCGTCGACTTCGAGAAGGAGAAGCTCTCGCCCTCCGATCGTCGCCGCCAGATCAAGCAGATCCAGGAGTCCTACAAGACCGAGATGGACAAGCTCCGCGAGGCGCTGACCGAGTCCCTCTCCAACATCCTCCTCGGTGAGAAGATCCCGCTCGACGTCATCAACGGCGACACGGGTGAGATCATCATCCCGGCCAACCGCAAGATCACCAAGACCCTCCTGCGCAAGCTCGCCGCGGTCTCCAAGCACGTTGAGATCGATCCGTCTCCGGTTCGCATCAAGATCATGGAGATCATCGGTTCCTTCCAGTCGAAGTTCGATGAGCTCGACGCGGATCGTGAGCGCAAGGTTGAGGGCGTGGAGTCCGGCGAAGATGCCGGCAACGGTGCCATCAAGCAGGTCAAGGTCTACGTCGCCACCAAGCAGAAGCTGAAGGTCGGTGACAAGATGGCCGGTCGTCACGGTAACAAGGGTGTGGTCGCCAAGATCGTGCCCGAGGAAGACATGCCTTACCTCCCGGACGGCACCCCGATTCAGATCTGCCTCAACCCGCTGGGCGTGCCGTCGCGCATGAACGTGGGGCAGGTTTTGGAGACCCACCTCGGTTGGGCCTGCTCCAAGCTCGGCATCAAGGTCGCCACCCCGGTCTTCGACGGTATTCCCGAGAAGCAGGTGCGTAACTACCTCAAAGATGCCGGTTTGCCGAACTCCGGCAAGTCGACCCTCTACGACGGTCGCACCGGTGAGAAGATCGATCAGCAGGTCGTGGTCGGCTACATCTACATGATGAAGCTGAATCACTTGGTCTCGCACAAGATTCACGCTCGTGCGGTCGGTCCTTACTCCCTCGTCACGCAGCAGCCCTTGGGCGGCAAGGCCCAATACGGTGGCCAGCGCTTCGGCGAAATGGAGGTGTGGGCGCTGGAAGCCTATGGCGCCGCGCACACGCTGCAGGAACTCCTCACCGTCAAATCTGACGACGTGCAGGGCCGCACCAAGATCTACGAGTCGCTCGTCAAGGGCGACAACACGCTGCAGGCCGGCACGCCGGAATCCTTCAACGTTTTGATCAAGGAAATCCAGTCCCTCGGTCTGGACATCAAACTCAACAAGAAGGATGCGCTCGGCAATCTCACGCCGGTGCAACCGCCCTCCGCCGCGTCGATTCAAACTCGCGCCAGCAACTTCTAA
- the rplL gene encoding 50S ribosomal protein L7/L12 yields MSDITKDQVIEWLSGQSVLEIAGLVKDLEEKWGVSAAAPVAVAAAPAAAAAAAPAEEKTEFDVILAAAGDKKINVIKEVRGITGLGLKEAKDLVEGAPKPVKEGASKEEAEEIKKKLEAAGAKVELK; encoded by the coding sequence ATGAGCGACATCACCAAAGACCAAGTCATCGAGTGGCTTTCCGGCCAGTCCGTTCTCGAAATCGCCGGCCTCGTCAAGGACCTCGAGGAGAAGTGGGGCGTTTCCGCCGCTGCTCCCGTAGCCGTTGCCGCCGCCCCGGCTGCCGCCGCTGCCGCTGCTCCCGCCGAGGAGAAGACCGAGTTCGACGTGATTCTGGCCGCCGCTGGCGACAAGAAGATCAACGTCATCAAGGAAGTCCGCGGCATCACCGGCCTCGGCCTCAAGGAAGCCAAGGACCTCGTCGAAGGCGCCCCGAAGCCCGTCAAGGAAGGCGCTTCGAAGGAAGAAGCCGAAGAGATCAAGAAGAAGCTCGAGGCCGCTGGCGCCAAGGTCGAGCTCAAGTAA
- the rplJ gene encoding 50S ribosomal protein L10, whose amino-acid sequence MRLAKKYLIDEVETHLKKSDWVILADYSGITVEETAELREKLSADGAEFHVVKNSSFRVAAKSLGLPEVDDVLSGPTAIIVGGKNSPGAAKTVTAFFKDKKKVEVKSAILGDKVITADDVKALAELPSLDALRAQLLGLLNQPGTMFVRLLNAPAQNLANVLQAKVREEGGEE is encoded by the coding sequence ATGAGACTCGCTAAAAAATACCTTATCGACGAGGTCGAGACGCACCTCAAGAAGTCCGACTGGGTCATCCTCGCTGACTACAGTGGCATCACGGTCGAGGAGACTGCTGAGCTGCGTGAAAAACTCTCCGCCGACGGCGCCGAGTTCCACGTGGTCAAGAACAGCTCGTTCCGCGTCGCCGCCAAGTCCCTCGGTCTGCCCGAAGTCGACGATGTTTTGAGTGGCCCGACTGCCATCATTGTGGGCGGTAAAAACTCCCCGGGGGCGGCTAAGACCGTCACGGCCTTCTTCAAGGATAAGAAGAAGGTTGAGGTTAAGTCGGCCATCCTCGGCGACAAGGTCATCACCGCCGACGATGTTAAGGCGCTCGCCGAACTTCCGTCCCTCGACGCCCTCCGCGCACAGCTGCTTGGTCTGCTCAATCAGCCCGGCACCATGTTTGTCCGCCTCCTCAATGCTCCTGCGCAAAATCTGGCCAACGTGCTTCAGGCCAAGGTTCGCGAAGAGGGCGGCGAAGAGTAA
- the rplA gene encoding 50S ribosomal protein L1 — MEKHSKRYRSAASSTDLKQEYALVDAVKVLTNFPKAKFDETVELSFRLTVDPTQGDQMVRGTTPLPHGSGKTVRVLVFTADADAALAAGADHAGLDDVMNKIKEGWLEFDVAIATPEAMKSVRTIARVLGPKGLMPNPKSGTVTDDIEGAIKAVKAGRVEFKMDKTANIGVGIGKRSFTNEQIVENAKAVIEAIGKARPSAVKGLYIKNVSISASMSPGVRIASTEYNQF, encoded by the coding sequence ATGGAAAAACACAGCAAACGATACCGCTCCGCCGCTTCCAGCACCGATCTGAAGCAGGAGTATGCCCTCGTTGACGCCGTCAAGGTGTTGACGAATTTCCCCAAGGCCAAGTTCGACGAAACCGTCGAGCTTTCCTTCCGCCTCACTGTCGATCCGACCCAAGGCGATCAAATGGTGCGCGGCACCACGCCGTTGCCGCACGGTTCCGGCAAGACGGTCCGCGTGCTCGTTTTCACCGCCGATGCCGACGCCGCTCTCGCTGCTGGCGCCGACCACGCCGGTCTCGACGACGTGATGAACAAGATCAAGGAAGGCTGGCTTGAATTCGACGTCGCTATCGCCACGCCGGAAGCGATGAAGTCCGTGCGCACGATCGCCCGTGTCCTCGGTCCGAAGGGCCTCATGCCCAACCCGAAGAGCGGCACGGTGACCGACGACATCGAAGGCGCCATTAAGGCCGTGAAGGCCGGTCGCGTTGAGTTCAAAATGGACAAGACCGCCAACATTGGCGTCGGCATCGGCAAGCGTTCTTTCACCAACGAGCAGATCGTTGAGAACGCCAAGGCCGTGATTGAAGCCATTGGCAAGGCCCGCCCCTCCGCGGTGAAGGGTCTCTACATCAAGAACGTCTCCATTTCGGCTTCCATGAGCCCGGGCGTTCGTATCGCCAGCACCGAATACAACCAATTCTGA
- the rplK gene encoding 50S ribosomal protein L11, producing MAKKIQGYIRLQLPAGAANPSPPVGPALGAQGVNIMAFCKEFNAKTKDQNGMILPVVITVYTDKSFTFILKSPPAAVLLKKAANIASGSAKPNLDKVGKVTRKQLEEIYELKKKDLNATNVEAGILVIAGTARSMGIEVID from the coding sequence ATGGCTAAGAAGATTCAAGGTTACATCCGTCTCCAGCTCCCCGCTGGTGCCGCCAATCCCTCTCCTCCTGTCGGTCCCGCTCTCGGTGCCCAAGGCGTCAACATTATGGCGTTCTGTAAGGAGTTTAACGCCAAGACCAAGGATCAGAACGGTATGATCCTGCCGGTGGTTATCACCGTCTATACCGACAAGTCCTTCACGTTCATCCTCAAGTCCCCTCCCGCCGCGGTGCTGCTCAAGAAGGCCGCCAACATCGCTTCCGGTTCGGCCAAGCCTAACCTCGACAAGGTCGGCAAGGTTACCCGCAAGCAGCTCGAGGAGATCTACGAGCTCAAGAAGAAGGACCTCAACGCCACCAACGTTGAAGCCGGTATTTTGGTCATCGCTGGCACGGCCCGCAGCATGGGCATCGAGGTCATCGACTGA
- the nusG gene encoding transcription termination/antitermination protein NusG, with product MSESTSTAPASAQWFALHTLSGQEGKVKTYIEKFKKAEELDDYIFEVLLPTEVVSEVKNGKKSTKTRKLYPGYVFINMRLYGEDKKLINKPWYFVKETTGVIGFVGGESPAALRQSEVDEIRARIEAASGKEVPKVAYEVGENVKITDGAFANLTGRIDEIDPERGKLKISVSIFGRFTPVELEYWQVERITE from the coding sequence ATGTCCGAGTCCACCAGCACCGCCCCCGCCAGCGCGCAATGGTTCGCGCTTCACACTCTCTCCGGTCAGGAGGGCAAGGTGAAGACTTACATTGAGAAGTTCAAAAAGGCGGAAGAACTCGACGACTACATCTTCGAAGTGCTGCTCCCGACCGAGGTTGTTTCCGAGGTCAAGAACGGCAAGAAGAGCACGAAGACCCGTAAGCTCTACCCGGGCTATGTCTTCATCAACATGCGCCTCTACGGCGAGGATAAGAAGCTGATCAACAAGCCTTGGTATTTTGTGAAGGAGACCACGGGCGTGATCGGTTTTGTCGGCGGGGAAAGCCCTGCGGCCCTGCGTCAATCCGAGGTGGATGAAATTCGTGCCCGTATCGAGGCCGCCAGCGGCAAAGAAGTGCCGAAGGTGGCTTATGAGGTGGGCGAAAACGTCAAGATCACCGACGGCGCCTTTGCCAACCTGACTGGGCGCATCGACGAGATCGATCCGGAGCGCGGCAAGCTCAAGATCTCCGTTTCCATTTTCGGCCGGTTTACGCCGGTCGAGCTCGAATACTGGCAGGTGGAACGCATTACCGAGTAA
- the secE gene encoding preprotein translocase subunit SecE, with the protein MKNPFRSTRIFVGEMIGELQKASWPTRTELRDSTIVVIVAAVILGVFTSISDFALYQVVDLLTSWVS; encoded by the coding sequence ATGAAAAACCCGTTCCGCAGCACCCGTATCTTCGTCGGTGAAATGATTGGTGAGCTTCAAAAAGCTTCCTGGCCGACTCGCACCGAACTTCGCGACTCCACCATCGTCGTGATCGTTGCCGCGGTTATCCTCGGTGTTTTCACCAGCATCAGCGATTTCGCGCTGTATCAAGTCGTCGACCTGCTCACCTCCTGGGTGAGCTAA